In Silene latifolia isolate original U9 population chromosome X, ASM4854445v1, whole genome shotgun sequence, the following proteins share a genomic window:
- the LOC141617572 gene encoding protein FAR1-RELATED SEQUENCE 9-like: MPSKFGVYRSHYNDFMSKLNEIIWDEELEAAEFDAMWEKIIEEHGIGANDWFADTYAIRGQCVMAHSRDLKMAAVMRTTQRSESKNSFSKRFEHKSGTLVDFWMRFESATDQQRHTQKQLDNNGKHSSAKTSTHLALESHVAKVYTYSAFYTFKEEAIYSIDTCRTGGFTEIGELEVTTIKDSTRGKNF, encoded by the coding sequence atgCCCAGTAAGTTTGGTGTCTATAGGAGTCATTATAATGACTTCATGTCTAAACTTAATGAAATTATATGGGATGAGGAACTTGAAGCAGCAGAATTTGATGCTATGTGGGAGAAAATTATTGAAGAGCATGGAATTGGTGCCAATGATTGGTTTGCGGATACGTATGCTATAAGGGGACAGTGCGTGATGGCGCATAGTAGAGACTTGAAGATGGCGGCTGTTATGAGGACGACTCAAAGATCAGAGAGCAAAAATAGCTTTTCTAAGAGGTTTGAGCATAAGTCAGGAACATTGGTTGacttttggatgcgttttgagagCGCTACGGACCAACAAAGGCATACACAAAAGCAGCTTGACAACAATGGTAAGCACTCGTCCGCGAAGACGTCAACACATCTGGCGTTAGAGAGTCATGTTGCAAAGGTGTACACCTATTCAGCTTTCTACACCTTCAAGGAAGAGGCCATATACTCAATTGATACATGTAGAACCGGAGGTTTCACTGAGATAGGCGAGCTAGAGGTGACTACTATCAAAGATTCGACCAGGGGAAAGAATTTTTAA